From a region of the Desulfomonile tiedjei genome:
- the asnB gene encoding asparagine synthase (glutamine-hydrolyzing): MEFLEGSTRKPFLHTEIPSQLPHLKATFVEVHHMCGICGIFLLDPTAEVDRAVLERMNRTMVHRGPDDEGFYVAGSVGLAMRRLSIIDLEGGHQPITNEDESLWIVFNGEIYNYPELRSELLSKGHRFRTQSDTEVILHLYEEMGENCVTRLNGMFGFALWDSKHRRLFLARDRLGIKPLFYSYDDKRRLLFGSELKAVLAGGISREPDYQALYDYLSLMYVPTPATAFAAVRKLPPGCFLTCSPEGMKISRYWDIPLPAAGEEEPPRRDYEAEILDLVETAIRRHMIADVQVGALLSGGLDSTTVAAVMARKLNVPLKTFTIGFDRKSYDESKEARLVAATLGTEHLETTGRPAMIESIPELLNFFDEPFADYSAIPTFLVSELAARHVKVVLTGDGGDEIFAGYPTHVAYRVSRIFTMIPRWLRENLITPVVMALPTSMDRISFDYKAKRFVTGADLPLGQGHYWWKVIFSEDEKKELCSGEFLGTGFRDSFAVFERHFAAASHAHPLNQLLYVDAKTFLLDDNLTKVDRMTMAHSLEARVPLLDHELVERLAVIPPRIKSTGLQTKRLLRRAVRNLLPPAIRKGKKKGFTPPLPYWIKEELKDFILDSFSTRRLSAIGLLNPAYCRRLLDEHLQGKKDNNRQIWTVLALTYWLEKNRA, encoded by the coding sequence ATGGAGTTTCTTGAAGGGAGCACGAGGAAACCTTTCTTACACACAGAAATTCCCTCGCAGCTTCCTCATTTGAAAGCGACATTCGTCGAAGTTCACCATATGTGCGGAATTTGCGGAATATTTCTCCTCGACCCGACTGCTGAAGTGGATCGGGCCGTCCTGGAGCGGATGAACAGGACCATGGTCCATCGCGGTCCCGACGATGAGGGATTTTACGTGGCCGGGTCGGTGGGTCTGGCCATGCGCAGGCTCAGCATCATCGACCTCGAAGGCGGCCACCAGCCGATCACGAATGAAGACGAGTCGCTCTGGATTGTCTTCAACGGGGAAATCTACAACTATCCGGAATTGCGTTCGGAACTACTTTCAAAAGGGCATCGTTTTCGCACGCAATCCGACACTGAGGTCATCCTTCATCTGTACGAAGAGATGGGCGAGAACTGTGTCACTCGCCTGAACGGTATGTTCGGGTTCGCCTTGTGGGACTCCAAACATCGCCGGCTCTTCCTGGCCCGCGACAGGCTTGGAATCAAGCCCCTCTTTTATTCGTACGACGACAAACGGCGACTACTCTTCGGTAGTGAACTCAAAGCCGTTCTGGCCGGGGGAATAAGCCGTGAGCCAGACTACCAGGCTCTATACGACTATCTCTCCTTGATGTACGTGCCTACTCCGGCCACCGCGTTTGCCGCTGTAAGAAAACTGCCGCCCGGGTGTTTTCTCACTTGTTCGCCGGAAGGCATGAAAATAAGTAGATACTGGGACATTCCACTTCCCGCAGCCGGAGAAGAAGAACCGCCCCGCCGGGATTACGAGGCGGAAATCCTGGACTTGGTGGAAACAGCGATCCGCAGGCACATGATAGCGGACGTTCAAGTCGGCGCTCTTCTCAGTGGGGGACTGGACTCTACTACGGTGGCAGCGGTCATGGCCCGCAAACTCAACGTGCCGCTGAAGACGTTCACTATCGGGTTCGATAGGAAGTCTTACGACGAATCAAAAGAAGCTCGTCTGGTGGCGGCCACATTGGGCACCGAGCACCTGGAAACCACCGGGCGCCCTGCAATGATCGAATCCATTCCGGAGCTTCTGAACTTTTTTGACGAGCCGTTCGCGGACTATTCCGCCATCCCGACATTCCTTGTGTCGGAACTTGCCGCGCGTCACGTAAAAGTAGTCCTTACCGGAGACGGCGGGGACGAGATATTCGCAGGGTACCCCACGCACGTGGCGTACAGGGTCAGCCGGATCTTCACTATGATCCCTCGATGGCTGCGCGAGAATCTGATCACCCCTGTTGTCATGGCATTGCCGACTTCGATGGACCGCATAAGTTTCGACTACAAAGCCAAACGCTTTGTTACCGGCGCGGATCTTCCTCTGGGACAGGGACACTACTGGTGGAAAGTCATTTTCAGCGAGGACGAAAAAAAGGAACTCTGCTCCGGGGAGTTTCTCGGGACAGGCTTTCGGGACAGCTTCGCTGTTTTTGAACGGCATTTTGCGGCTGCCAGCCACGCTCATCCGCTGAATCAACTTCTTTATGTGGACGCCAAAACTTTTTTGCTGGACGACAACCTCACAAAAGTTGATAGAATGACAATGGCCCATTCACTGGAGGCCAGGGTCCCACTTCTGGATCACGAGTTGGTGGAAAGACTGGCGGTCATACCGCCGCGTATCAAGTCAACAGGGCTTCAAACCAAGCGGCTTTTGAGACGAGCCGTAAGGAACCTCCTCCCCCCGGCCATTCGCAAAGGCAAGAAGAAAGGCTTTACTCCGCCGTTGCC